The genomic DNA TGGGTTGAGAGTAAGCTGGGTAAAGGTACTAAATTCATTTTTACTTTACCGAAAATAGCCGTTAAATAGGAGGTGGTTTTATGAACAAGATTCTTATTATTGAAGATGAACCCGAGCAAATTAAATTAATATCTATAAGGCTTAAAGCTAATGGTTATGATATTATATCCGCATCTACAGCTCAAGAAGGATTGAGAATTGCAGAAGAAGAGAAGCCAGATTTAATACTTTTAGATATTCTTCTCCCGGATATGAGCGGTTTAGAAGTTGCAGAGAGTCTAAAATCAGATATTACAACAAAAGATATCCCTATAATAGCTATTACTGCAGTTGGTACTCTTGATATTGAAGAGCAATGCAAGGAGGCTGGAATATCTGGTTTTTTGCGTAAGCCTTATGAATCTCAAGATTTAATAGATAAAATTAAAAAACAATTGGAGGCATAGAATATGGCTAAGAAGATATTGATAGTAGATGATGAGCCTGATGTAATAAAGGTGCTTGGGATGAGGCTTAAGGCAAACAATTATGAAGTTATATCGGCTCAAGACGGAATTCAGGCTGTCTCTATAGCACATAGAGAGAAACCGGATCTAATAATTCTTGATATAAAGATGCCTGCTCAGGATGGTTATGCTGTCTATGAGAATTTGAGGATGGCTGTCAGTACTAATCTGATACCGATAATATTTTTAACAGCTCTTCCGCCTGAAGAAGTCGAAAAGAGAGTCCAGGAGTTAGACGCAGACGGGTATATATCCAAGCCTTTTGATACAGAGAATATTTTAAATAAAATAAAAGAGTTAATACCAGATTAAACTCAGGAGGTTAAGATGAAGATACTTATAGCTGATGATGAGAAGGATTTAGTATTTCTGCTTAAGATGCGCCTTGAATCGGTAGGATTTGAGATAGCAACAGCTTATGATGGTATTGAAGCACTGCAGAAAGCTCACAGCGAGAGTCCGGATTTAATCATATTGGATATTATGATGCCTGCAGGGGACGGTTTTAGGATATGTGAGAAGCTTAAGTCGGAAGAAGATACATCATCTATTCCGGTTATATTTCTTACAGCAAAGACCCTTGATAAAGATGAGAGAAAAGGTTTAAGTATAGGTGCAGAGTATTATTTTAAAAAGCCTTTTGAGGCGGAAGATTTGATTGAGACTATAAATAAAGTTTTAAAGAAACCCCAGCAGCTTAGAGAAGAGATTAAGCACTCAAAAGTCTGGAAACTATTTTTAATTACAGATAATATAGATGTATTACAATTGCTTGAGCCAAAACTAAAAGAGGAGAATTTTCAATATCAGATTGCTCAAAAGAGAGAAGATATTTTAAGTAAATTAAATCTTTTTGATCCCCAGCTGATAGTATTTGATGTTTATGCAAAGAGCATAGATGCTCTAAGGTTTTTAGAAGAAATGAAAGATGAAGAAAGTATTAAGAAGGCACCTTTTGTCTTGCTTGCAGCGCCTGGAGATAAGGGCAGGTTAGAAGATTATAAAAATATTGTTCAGATTATAGATATAGTTGAAAACCCTTATGATATCTTAGAGCTTATAGCTGTTATTAAAGCCCATTTTAAATAAAAGTTATTTATTATCGTAGAATAGAGTCTCCCTGTCGGATAGTCTGCCTTTTTCTATTAGCTCATCTATTAAAGTTTGTCTAACAGTATCTTTTTCATTTTCATAATAGCTTCTCGTAGCTGTTTTTAAATTAGAGAGTATGGATAAAAATATTAACAGAGATGTTATTAAGACCGATATTTTTAAAAAACTATCTTTTTTCATAACACTCAATCTTACACTGTATGCATTCTGGGTCTTTAGAGTTATTATTTTGTAATTCACAATAGCTGAATCTTTTTTTAAATATTTTATTAAATAACGAGATTTTATTAAACATTGATAGTAATGCTCCAACAACACAGAAATATCTGCACCAGAATCTCGGTATAAATAGCGAGAAGAGCAACGCTATATATAATAATAAACTATTAAATCCAGGTTTTGAGAATATTGAAGTTAATCGAGATAGTGGCTCTTGTTGAAAAATATAATTATTCTTTGTTATAGAGAATAATATTATTACTATTGAGAGTAGAATATATTTTATATACCTGATCTTATTATCTAGCTCTTTAGAAGGTTTGACTTCTATTTTTTTTATGTTTAACAACTTCTGCAAAGCTCCAAAAGGGCAAAGAAATCCACAATATATCCTTCCGTATATTAATGCTAATATAAAAGGCATAAAAGTTATGGTCCAAAGAGAGAGGTTTTTGATAGAGGGTAAATTTAGATTTAATATATTAAATATATGAAATAGAGATAGCTGTAACTGTAATATTAATCCCAATATTATTACAACCAGCAACTGGTATAATATCTCTATCTTTGAGTTTAGACTTCTATGGAAGATATAGAGACCAGTCAGTATAAAAAGTATAAATATAATACTTTTAAGTATTTCAGTTAAAGGTGGTGTTAAATCTATTTGAGGCTCTTTTTCAATAAAATCTTTTGATATCTTTTGAGCGGTTTTCTTGACCGTTTCAATTATAGCTTTTGATGTATAGGTTGCAGAGGTCACAGCATCTATATCGTTTATTCTATAAAGCTCTGTTAATAATCTACCTTTAAAGCTATTAAGCCAGGGTTCTACTCTTTTTAAATAACTGGGCGTCTCTTTAGGATCAATTATTTTTAAATCTATTATCCTGTAATTACTATCTGTTCTGATCTCTATATCAACCAATCCAGCAAAACCTTTAGATGATACACCTAATTCTCTGGAATTAAATATGTGGTATCTCTTCTCTTCTCTTTTTTCTTGGATTCTAATAGAGGTTGCTACTCTATTGTCTTCTGCAATGTAAGGTCTGCTTTTGATGTAGCTTGACCCTATTAACACTAATAGAGATATTCCAAATAGGAAATAGGATGTCTTTATATAAGGGAAAGATAATCTACCTAAACTGAATATACGTTTTTTTAATATTCTAGCGTTTGTTCCCAGTTTAATCAGCAATAAGATAACAAAGGTTAAAATGCTTAAGAAGAGCAGTGTTTTAGATATGCCCAGAAGAGGTATCAATATTATTCCTGTTATAGTTGAACCGATTGCCGCACCCCAGTGATCTAGCGATTGAAGTATACCTGCTAAACTAAGTAAACTCAGTTGCTTGTTTTCTAAAACCCTGGCTGTCAATGGGTAGGATGCCCCAGTTAGTATGCCTGAGAATAGAAAGAGAGATGAAAATATCGGTATAGATAGTTGATAGGAGAGGTTATTTATTACCTCTTTGAATAGATAAAAACTAAATAGATATATCAGCAGTTGTATTGATAGTATCAATATTATAATTTTAAATGGCTCTGTCTTATCAACAATTTTTTTAATAGAGAGACTGCCTATCGCCAGCCCCAACATAAAGAGGCTGCTTAATAACCCTATATAGATATATATGGTTCCGAAGATGTTCTGGAATAGAAATAGCAATACTATATGATAGATAAAAGCAGAAGACCCAGAAAAAAGCTGGTAGAGTTTAGCATTAAATACGGCTTCTACTTGAGGTTCGTTAGCTATAAATTTAAGGTAGTGTACTCTTAAGATAAAAAATATTAAAATTGCTATAAAGAATAAAGGGAATCCGTATATAAACAGTAATTTCATTGTTTGAGTAATTTTTAAACCGCTATATTCTGTAAAGACCAATAGATTTAGAAAATAAGATAAAGGTTTTTTGTCCGAATTGATTAAAAGATTATAAGTACTATTTTGATAGCTATCTTTTATAAATTGTACCCGGTCTTTATCTATAAGGCTATAGAAGCTCTCAGGAGAGAAGGTATAGTCATCTGGAATATATATCAGCCCTCTCCTGTAGAGTTCATCGGCTGATTGAGTGATATTAGAATTTCTTGAGCCTGCAAAAAACCATAAATTATCTCCTGGGATGAGCACAATCTTTTTAAATTCCGTTTGCAGGGTATGGTAGATTGAAGAGCCATAATTCTTTAGCTCCTTTGATAGAAAGTTCTCAGCAGAAGTTATCTTTACTGCAACGCCACCGTTATTTTTAAGGTTATCTTTAAGCAATCTGTAAAACTCTTCTGTATAGAGTTTATTTGCATAGGCGCTTGATGGTTCAGGTTCGTTGATTATTATAAGGTCATATCTCTCTTTATGTTCTTTGATGTAGTTTCTGGGGTCTTTGAAGATAAACTTAACTTTTTCTTCTTTAAATATTCTCTCTATCTCAGGTGGAGCGTGTCTTTTTATAAAGTCAAAATAGTCGCTATCTTTATATACATTGACTATCTTTTTAATATTAAAATCTAAGAGAGACTCTATCTGATTTTCAAAACCTTCGCCCAGTATCAGAATATCTTCAGGCATATCTAACATTGCAATAAAGAGGCTTACACTCTCTTGGGATGATATCTTATCAGGTAAGGTTTGGATTGCCTCTCCGTTTGACAGGAGTATTATTTTCTCTTTGTATCTACCGATGCTTATCTGTTGATAGGGAGTATCGATTGTTTCGATTAATTCTGCATCTGGAATAATCTGTTTAAAGCGTATATCGTTAAGATACTTTTCAAGAGGTTTTTGATAGATAAATAGTAGAGAGAATAATATCAAAGATAGAGAAGATAGAATTTTATTTGTTTTAGTTTTTCTATAGATACTTTCAAAGCTCGTTATAATAGCAAAAAGAAGACAGCAAGTTATTAAAATTATTGTTGCGGGGAATAGATTTATCAGAAGTAACGTTATTAAGATTCCGGCTATTACACTGCCCAGAGATTCAAATATATAGGCATCTGAGATTATGTTTTTAGATGATTTTTTATGGTTTTTTAATAGTTGGCAGCCGGATGTAAATAAGATACCTGTGAATAAAGCTAGAGGTCCATTAAATAGGATGCTTAAGGGTATGGCTTTCTGGAGTGGAAATAACTCCCAAGCTTCTATAGATGCAAGGGGTTTAAAGAAACGAAAGAGCAGGAATTGAAAGATTGCAAGAAAAGGGTAGAGCTTCAGTAGTTTAGGAAACAGTTTTGATATTTTTTGATATTTTCTTGTTAAAGTTGCTCCAATCGCAATCCATAGAAACCAGGAAGCGTAAAATATTCCTATTGAGAGCTCATTTCCGTTAAATGATACCAGGTATTCTCTTAAGAGTATTGTCTGCAAAAGGATTGTGAATGCTCCGAGTGCAAAAAAGATGATTTTATAGATACTTTTTTTCATTCTTCGGAGAAGACCTCAGCTTGAAATACTTCAAAGCTTGTACCTTCTTTATAGGCGTGGGGTGAGAGCCCAGCTTTATAGGAGAGATGAGAGAGGGTGGTATCTAAGTCCCAGCCTTGTTCTGGTGCAACTTGAGGCAAGAAGACTGCGCCTCTTGAACCTTTCTTTAATAATATCCCATCTCTACCTATTACTATATCTTTGTAATCATCTATTTTCCGGGGCGGTGTTAGGGCAGATATCTCTATCTCGATTTTATCCAATTCCCCTGCTGTAACTTGAGTAAATCTAAAGTCATTGACTGCTGCATCAATTGTTCTTTCAATTACGACTTGATATAGATGTTTTCTTGGAAGTATCTCGCCAATACAACCTCTGAGCTGCCCTTTTTTGTGCAAGGTTACAAATGCCCCGCGGTTCTTTTTGAGGTTCTCTGTCAGTTTAATTCCTAGATCCTCTATCTTTGGAATCTTTTTCTCTCTGATATAACTCTCCAAGACTGCGCGGGATAGTTTAAGTAAAGATTTCTTCTCCTCTTCTGTCAATCTGTTTTCTGGTATGCCTTCATTTAGATCAGAATTGTTATTGTAAAACCCTATAGTTACATAGCTTATAGAGGTTGAGAAATCACCGGTCATCTCACCCAAAGTGTCATAGCGTATAACTCTTGCTTTAGTATCTTTAGGTAACATTGAGAGTAATATTGCTATCGGGATACGTCCGCATATAGTTGCCTGGGTCTTCTGGATATATTTTAGAAAGCCATTATGATCTAAGTTTTCTATTTTCTCTATAGCTCCATAGTCCAACCTTCTTATATTCTCTTTTATATTGTCATTAAACGGAACATAATCGTAGCGATAGCCGTAATGAGTGAAATCAGAACTTATTATAAATATTGAATCTCCAGAGACATAATTTTTTAATATCTCTGCTGCCTTCTCTACTCTTTCTATGTTTAACTGTCCTACTACTATAGGGATTATTTTAAAGTCTGAGAGAATGACCTGTAGAAAAGGAATTTGTAACTCTATACTGTTCTCATTATAAAAAGCCTCATCAGTTGCTTGGAATATTTCTGTTTCAAGTAGCTCTTCTTTAATTTTTTTATCTATCTCTATTTTGCCCAGAGGTGTTTTAAAATAATCGCTTTGAGGCAGTATAAGTTTATCTGTATGTAATCTATGAGATGGGCCAAGTATAAATACATATTTAATTTCTCTAGATAACAGTTCTTTGTATCCATAAGCAGCTGTCTGTCCAGACCAAGCTAGACCTGCATGAGGTTCTATTAATGCAATAGGCCTCTCGCAAGGCGTGGTCTCTACTTTATCTAAGAAAGAGTAAACCATATCTTTGAGTTCATTTGGTTCCTCAGGATACCAGCCGTGACAGCTGGCATTTAATGTCTTTGCATCTGTTTCTTTTGACATGGTATTTACCCCCAGTAATAATATTAGGATTATAAATATCTTCTTCATCCTGCCAGATTATGTTTTAAATATATATCTTTTTTAGACAATACCCTTCTTCTCATTTTAGATATAGAAGAGTTCTCTCTACTCCATTTAATCGGAATAAAGCTTAAAATAATAGTCAAAAAAAGAAATTTAGTGCTTAAGGCCAAGAATCTCTTTCTCGTTATCTCTGAATGTAATAAATTTTCTAATTTAGATGTCAGTGTTTCTATGCTTCTATACATTATCTCTCCACTCTCCTGCAATTATTTCTAAGCAATTAGGGCATTTATTATCTTCTATCTTATAATTTATTATTTTGTAACCTGCTCTTTCAACCAATAGATTGTTACAATTTGGACAATAAGTGTTCTCTTCTTTTACTCCATATACATTGCCTATATATACATACTTGAGTCCGATATTCCGGGCTATTGAGTGGGCTTTTTTGAGCATCTCATACTGTGTGACAGGGATATTTTTCATCAGATAGTGAGGTTGAAATCTAGAGAAATGTAAAGGGGTATCTGCTCCGAGGTTCTCTTTTATCCAGAGAGCCATTCTCTCTATCTCTTTTGGATCATCATTCAATGTGGGTATTATCAGATTTGTTATCTCAAGCCAGAGGCCGATCTCTTTTGCTATTAAGAGTGCATTTAAAACCGGCTTTAGAGTACCGGTTGTTATCTTTCGATACATTTCATCATTAAAGAATTTTAAGTCTATGTTGGCTGCATCTATATAGCGGTATAGTTTACGCAGTGGTTTCTCATTACAATATCCTGCAGTTACAAGTACATTCTGTAAGCCGTAAGAGTTAGCTATTATAGAGGTGTCCAAGGTATACTCATAGTAGGATAGTGGTTCGGTATAAGTATAAGCTATCATATTAGAACCATTCTTTCTTGTTAGGGAGACTACATCCTGGGGCTGTAGTGAATAAGAAGGTATATCCTCAGGATTACTTTGAGATATCTGCCAGTTCTGGCAGTTTTTGCAGTGTAAGTTACAACCTGCGGTTGCAATAGATAGTATCTTTTCTCCGGGATTAAAATGAAAGAGTGGTTTCTTCTCAATGGGATCCATATGTATTGAGCAGGGCCGGCCATAAGTAAGCAAGATCAACTTACCGTTCTGATTGTAACGGACCTTGCAATCCCCTCTTGAGCCGGGTTTTATCAAGCATTGTTTAGGGCAGAGTTTACACTGAACAGTATTCATAGGATTATTGTATTAATATAGTAAATTATATTGAATTCTTTACACTGCTGCCACTATAATCTACGGTAATGAAGAGATTAGGTATTATATCTGTTTTTCTTCTGCTCTCAGGTTGTGTTACAACTGGGCCTCCGGTCTATAAGGGGGAGATCTATCAGACTCAGGAAAAGCTTAAAGTCAAAGTCTTAAAGTATCAACTTGAAAAAGAGAGAGATGTCGTGGCAGTGGGCTATGAGCTTCTCAAGGCTTTGCCGGATAACGGTAAAAGTTTCCCCTATCTAGGTGCTCGTTTTATTAAAATTGATCAATATTCAAAGGAACTTTTTAATATTGTAAATAATTATGGTATTACAGTTGCTTATGTAGTTAAAGAGTCTCCGGCGGATAAAGCTGGAATAAAGAGAGCGGATGTTATCAAAAAGATTAACGGACGCATTATAAATACAGAGAGAGATTTAAAATATACTTTGAATAATTTAAGGCCTGGAGAGAAGTTGGATTTTGAATTGATAAGAGCTCATAATCTCATAAGATCAACAGTTATCTTAGAGAGAGTTGGACTTGATATAAATTTTGGTATGTTGAACGAAGAGTCTGTTAATGCCGGGGCATCGTTGAAGGAGGTGGTCGTGACATATGGCTTAATGAGGTTTATTGAATCGGAAGATGAGCTAGCTATTATTTTAGGTCATGAACTTGCTCATATTGTCCGAGGCCATATTGGGAAACGCATCGGAACCGATCTTTTCTCCGTTTTGCTGGGAGTAGCAGCTGGATATGGAGCAGAGAGTATATCTCCTGGTAGCGGTGATGTTGTAATGCGAGGTATTGGCGGTGCATTCAGCAGCTTGTATTCCCGGGAGTTTGAGAGAGAAGCCGACTATTTTGGTGTTCTTTATGCTTATAAGGCAGGTTATGATGTCAGAGCCGGAATTGATATCTGGGAGAGATTTGCTATAGAGATGCCTGAATCAATGGTTCGAGATTTCTACAGTAGCCATCCTACTTCAACAGAGCGGTTATTAAGGATAGAGAAGATTGTAAGAGATTTAGAAGAGGGCAGGATTACTGTTGATTAGCGCTGCCATTTTATAGTTATATTGAACATTGTTTCTTGATAGAATATGGTTTAACTCAAAAGATTTATTTAAATTATGGAAGCATTAATCACAGTATTTTTTTTAATTTTGGTTTTAATTTCCCTTCTGTTTACTCTCTTTGGAAATTTTGGCAACCTGTTGATTTTGGTATTCTCTTTCATCTATTCTGCCCTAACAAGTTTTGAGATAATACTGCCCAAGGTTCTTCTGGCCCTGGCTTTGATATATCTAACAGGTGAGCTGTTTGAATATATATTTATAATACTTGGAGTTAGAATCTCAGGGGCTACCAAGAGGGCCGGCTGGGGGGCTATTATAGGCGGTTTAGTAGCGGTTGCTGTCTCACTTGCATTTTTGGGCGCAGGTTTTATTCCTTTGACAATAGCAGGAGTCTTCCTTGGGGCTTTCATTGTTGAACTTAAAGAGAAGAAAGATATATTTAAGGCTCTACGTGCAGGGTTAGGCTCTTTTCTGGGCAGGCTTGGAGCAGTAGTATTTAAGCTGATACTGGGTATTTTAATGATCTGTATCATAGTAGGTCATATCTTAAGTTACTTAAATATAATTTAATATCTGAAATATTTTTATGAAATGTGTAGTTTTTGATTGTGAGACTACGGGTTTAAGTTCTTATTCAGGTGATAAAATCTGTGAGATTGGAGCGATTAAGTTAAAGGGTGATAAGATTATAGATAAATATTGGCATCTGATCAATCCCGGAAGAGATATATCTTATGCAGCTTATATGGTAAACAAGATAACTCCAAGCATGTTAAGAGATGCTCCAACAATAGGGGAGATACTGCCGTCATTTTTAAAGTTTATAGAAGGTAATAAGCTTGCTGCCTATAATGCAGGGTTTGATATCTCTTTTCTGAATTCGGCGCTCCATGACTGCGGTTATAAAGATATCGATTCCAAGGAAGTCGTAGATATTTATATTTTAGCAAAGAAGATGTTGCCTGATTTAGACAAGTATCCTCTTTGGAATGTAGCTAAAAGTCTCCAGTTGCCAGTTATTGCGACTCACCGTGCTTTAGCCGATGCTCAGCTTACTGCAGATGTTTTTTTAAAGCTGATTGAAATGGGGGCTGATAAGTTTTTAAAGAGAGTATATTTAGATTATACTCAGAAGATAAAGGTTATTGAAAGTGCAATACGCAGTAAGCAGTCTCTTAAGATTAGATTTGCCAACAACAGCGGTAATATTTCAGAAAAGAATATAGTGCCTTACAGAATAAAAGAGCTTAATGGAGAAGAGGTTTTGGATTTTGAATCTGAATATCCGCCTAACTCTATAGCTTTACACCTTATTGAGGAAGCGGTGTTATGATTTTAGCTTCGATTACAATGCTCTCTATAGCGGTATTTTTTGCTTTTATTGTCTGGTTAGTCTATAAAAGATTTTGGATTAAGATTAACCCTGAACTAGAGAAAGCCATAGAGATGCTTACTGGTTTAAATTGCGGTGCCTGCGGTTTCTCCAGTTGTGAAAGTTTTGCCAGAGCTCTCTCTGAAAGTAAAGAGGTGCGATGTCCAATGCTTGATAGTGACAAGATGTCAAAACTCTGTAATATATTAGGAACTAAGGGCGTTGAATCAACTCTTAAGAGAGCCGTAGTGCTTTGCAAGGGTACTGATAAAGATAAGAAGTTTTATGCTCGGTATAGAGGGATAGAGAGTTGCCATGCTGCAAGTCTCAATGCTGCTTATCAGGGATGTAGTTATGGCTGCCTTGGTTTTGGCGATTGCAGCAAGGTCTGCCCTGTATCTGCAATATCGATAAAAGATGGTCTTGCTATTATTGATATAAACAGATGTATCGGTTGCGGACTCTGTATCAAAGAATGTTCCAGGGGTATTATTACACTTGTTGATTATAACGGAAAGTTTATTGTTTATGTAGCCTGTTCTAATAAAGATAGCGCTTTAGAAGTTAAGGAGGTTTGCAAGGTTGGCTGTATTGGCTGTAATCTATGTGTTAAGTTGTTATCTGAGGGTAGTTTTAAGATAGAAGATAACCTTGCCAGGGTGAGTTGTGGCGGTAACGGTTTGGATAGAGAGGAAGAGTATAAAAAAGTGATAGATAAGTGCCCTACGCATACTATAGAGATAGAATATTCAAAAAAGAGAGCAGGGATTTAAAATGAAAAGATTTGCGGTCTTTGTCTCAAGGGACGGCTCTAATTTAGAAGCAATAATAGAAGCGGTAAAGAGCAGGAAGATAGAAGCCGAACTCTCTCTCGTTGTCTCTGATAATGCTAGTGCCTATGCTTTAAAGAGAGCAGAGAGAGCAGGAATTGAAAGATTCTGCTTTGACCCTAAAGGCTATTGTAAGAGAGAAGATTATGAGGTTTTAATAATAAAAGAGTTAAAGAGAAAAGGCATTGATTTCATAGTACTTGCGGGGTTTATGAGGATTTTAAGTCCTTGTTTTGTTAATAGCTATAAGGATAAGATCTTAAATATTCACCCTGCACTGCTTCCCTCTTTTCCCGGAGAGCATGCTGTAAGAGATGCTCTAGAATCCGGGGTTGATAAAACAGGTGTAACAGTGCATTTTGTTGACGAAGGGGTTGACTCTGGACCGATAATAGTGCAAGATATAGAACCTATTAGAGTTGATGATACAGAAGATACTCTAATAGAGAGATTACATAAGATTGAACATAGGTTATATCCTGAAGTAATAGATCTCTTTGCCAGAGGAAGAGTTTTAGTAGAAGATGGAGATGTTGAAATTATAGCTAAAGGAGAATGAGATGAAAATCAAAGAGATTAAAGCGCGTGAGATTTTAGACTCACGAGGTAATCCGACAGTTGAAGCAGATGTTATCTTAGAGGATGCTACCATAGGCAGGGCAGCTGTACCTTCGGGTGCTTCAACAGGAGAATATGAAGCATTAGAGTTAAGAGATGGAGATAGCAAAAGGTATACAGGTAAAGGAGTACTTAAAGCCGTAGACAACATTGTAAGTCAAATTGCACCTGCACTTATTGGTAAAGATGTTGAAAATCAAAGGGAGATCGATAATATTATGCTCTCTCTCGACGGCACAGAAGAGAAAAAGAATTTAGGAGCCAATGCGATACTGGCTGTATCTATGGCTTCTGCTAAGGCTGCAAGTATTAGCTTGAAGAAGCCGCTCTATGAGCATATTCACCAAGGCGGCGAGCTTCTTCTTCCTGTACCTTTAATGAATATAATAAATGGCGGCCAGCATGCCGACAACAATCTTGATATTCAAGAGTTTATGATAGTTCCGGTTAATTTTCCTACATTTAAAGAGGCTTTACGTGCTGGAGCCGAGGTCTTTCATTCATTGAAGAAGATATTGAAATCCAGAGGTCTCTCTACTGCGGTTGGAGATGAGGGGGGAGTTGCGCCTGATTTAGACTCAGATGAAGAGGCATTGAAGGTTATTATGGAAGCAATTGACGGAGCAAATTATAAGGCAGGAGAAGATATCTTTATAGCTCTGGATGCTGCGTCCTGTTCTTTCTATCGTGACGGAATCTATAAATTCCGCGGCGAGAGTTTGACAGCAGAAGCGATGGTCGAATATTATAAGAGTATAGTCAGTAAGTATCCTATAATCTCAATAGAGGATGGATTGGATGAGAATGATTGGGAAGGCTGGGAGGTATTGAGTAAAGAGTTGGGCGAAAACTTACAGCTTGTTGGAGATGATCTTTTTGTAACAAACGCAAAGAGGCTGCAGAGAGGAATAGATAGAGATATTGCTAATGCAATATTGATAAAAGTAAATCAGATAGGTACTCTTACAGAAACAATAGATACTATGAGACTTGCTAAGGACTCTGGCTATAATAGAATTGTATCACATAGGTCTGGTGAGACTGAAGATACCTTTATATCTCATCTTGCCGTTGCAACTTCTGCAGGTCAGATAAAGACAGGTTCTTTATCTAGATCTGAAAGAATAGCAAA from Candidatus Kaelpia imicola includes the following:
- a CDS encoding response regulator; this encodes MNKILIIEDEPEQIKLISIRLKANGYDIISASTAQEGLRIAEEEKPDLILLDILLPDMSGLEVAESLKSDITTKDIPIIAITAVGTLDIEEQCKEAGISGFLRKPYESQDLIDKIKKQLEA
- a CDS encoding 4Fe-4S binding protein encodes the protein MKKSIYKIIFFALGAFTILLQTILLREYLVSFNGNELSIGIFYASWFLWIAIGATLTRKYQKISKLFPKLLKLYPFLAIFQFLLFRFFKPLASIEAWELFPLQKAIPLSILFNGPLALFTGILFTSGCQLLKNHKKSSKNIISDAYIFESLGSVIAGILITLLLINLFPATIILITCCLLFAIITSFESIYRKTKTNKILSSLSLILFSLLFIYQKPLEKYLNDIRFKQIIPDAELIETIDTPYQQISIGRYKEKIILLSNGEAIQTLPDKISSQESVSLFIAMLDMPEDILILGEGFENQIESLLDFNIKKIVNVYKDSDYFDFIKRHAPPEIERIFKEEKVKFIFKDPRNYIKEHKERYDLIIINEPEPSSAYANKLYTEEFYRLLKDNLKNNGGVAVKITSAENFLSKELKNYGSSIYHTLQTEFKKIVLIPGDNLWFFAGSRNSNITQSADELYRRGLIYIPDDYTFSPESFYSLIDKDRVQFIKDSYQNSTYNLLINSDKKPLSYFLNLLVFTEYSGLKITQTMKLLFIYGFPLFFIAILIFFILRVHYLKFIANEPQVEAVFNAKLYQLFSGSSAFIYHIVLLFLFQNIFGTIYIYIGLLSSLFMLGLAIGSLSIKKIVDKTEPFKIIILILSIQLLIYLFSFYLFKEVINNLSYQLSIPIFSSLFLFSGILTGASYPLTARVLENKQLSLLSLAGILQSLDHWGAAIGSTITGIILIPLLGISKTLLFLSILTFVILLLIKLGTNARILKKRIFSLGRLSFPYIKTSYFLFGISLLVLIGSSYIKSRPYIAEDNRVATSIRIQEKREEKRYHIFNSRELGVSSKGFAGLVDIEIRTDSNYRIIDLKIIDPKETPSYLKRVEPWLNSFKGRLLTELYRINDIDAVTSATYTSKAIIETVKKTAQKISKDFIEKEPQIDLTPPLTEILKSIIFILFILTGLYIFHRSLNSKIEILYQLLVVIILGLILQLQLSLFHIFNILNLNLPSIKNLSLWTITFMPFILALIYGRIYCGFLCPFGALQKLLNIKKIEVKPSKELDNKIRYIKYILLSIVIILFSITKNNYIFQQEPLSRLTSIFSKPGFNSLLLYIALLFSLFIPRFWCRYFCVVGALLSMFNKISLFNKIFKKRFSYCELQNNNSKDPECIQCKIECYEKR
- the amrS gene encoding AmmeMemoRadiSam system radical SAM enzyme — protein: MNTVQCKLCPKQCLIKPGSRGDCKVRYNQNGKLILLTYGRPCSIHMDPIEKKPLFHFNPGEKILSIATAGCNLHCKNCQNWQISQSNPEDIPSYSLQPQDVVSLTRKNGSNMIAYTYTEPLSYYEYTLDTSIIANSYGLQNVLVTAGYCNEKPLRKLYRYIDAANIDLKFFNDEMYRKITTGTLKPVLNALLIAKEIGLWLEITNLIIPTLNDDPKEIERMALWIKENLGADTPLHFSRFQPHYLMKNIPVTQYEMLKKAHSIARNIGLKYVYIGNVYGVKEENTYCPNCNNLLVERAGYKIINYKIEDNKCPNCLEIIAGEWRDNV
- a CDS encoding response regulator → MKILIADDEKDLVFLLKMRLESVGFEIATAYDGIEALQKAHSESPDLIILDIMMPAGDGFRICEKLKSEEDTSSIPVIFLTAKTLDKDERKGLSIGAEYYFKKPFEAEDLIETINKVLKKPQQLREEIKHSKVWKLFLITDNIDVLQLLEPKLKEENFQYQIAQKREDILSKLNLFDPQLIVFDVYAKSIDALRFLEEMKDEESIKKAPFVLLAAPGDKGRLEDYKNIVQIIDIVENPYDILELIAVIKAHFK
- the amrB gene encoding AmmeMemoRadiSam system protein B, with translation MSKETDAKTLNASCHGWYPEEPNELKDMVYSFLDKVETTPCERPIALIEPHAGLAWSGQTAAYGYKELLSREIKYVFILGPSHRLHTDKLILPQSDYFKTPLGKIEIDKKIKEELLETEIFQATDEAFYNENSIELQIPFLQVILSDFKIIPIVVGQLNIERVEKAAEILKNYVSGDSIFIISSDFTHYGYRYDYVPFNDNIKENIRRLDYGAIEKIENLDHNGFLKYIQKTQATICGRIPIAILLSMLPKDTKARVIRYDTLGEMTGDFSTSISYVTIGFYNNNSDLNEGIPENRLTEEEKKSLLKLSRAVLESYIREKKIPKIEDLGIKLTENLKKNRGAFVTLHKKGQLRGCIGEILPRKHLYQVVIERTIDAAVNDFRFTQVTAGELDKIEIEISALTPPRKIDDYKDIVIGRDGILLKKGSRGAVFLPQVAPEQGWDLDTTLSHLSYKAGLSPHAYKEGTSFEVFQAEVFSEE
- a CDS encoding response regulator; its protein translation is MAKKILIVDDEPDVIKVLGMRLKANNYEVISAQDGIQAVSIAHREKPDLIILDIKMPAQDGYAVYENLRMAVSTNLIPIIFLTALPPEEVEKRVQELDADGYISKPFDTENILNKIKELIPD